A section of the Ciceribacter thiooxidans genome encodes:
- a CDS encoding beta-ketoacyl-ACP synthase, translating into MTDNRFKDHLGRPIVVVTGMGVITSLGQGLEDNWNALTAGKSGIHAIKRFPTEGMPTRIGGTVDFIEVPAANAVERSYAFARETTIEALGQAGLSGDFNGPLFLAAPPVEPEWSDRFALAERAPPPDHDGDVYERFLTAMRAKPDPVFLEAVQFGSISERLADRFGTRGLPVTLSTACASGATAIQLGVEAIRQGRTERALTVATDGSISVEAVIRFSLLSALSTQNDAPEKASKPFSKDRDGFVIAEGAATLVLESMESAVARGAKILGVMKGCGEKADHFHRTRSSPDGGPAIATMRAALADAGIGEADIDYVNAHGTSTPENDKMEYGAMLAVFGERLKQIPVSSNKSMIGHTLTAAGAVEAVFSFQTMLTGTIPPTINYVNPDPTMELDVVPNVKRTADVSAVLSNSFGFGGQNASLVMMREPA; encoded by the coding sequence ATGACCGACAATCGCTTCAAGGATCATCTCGGACGGCCGATCGTCGTCGTCACCGGTATGGGCGTGATTACCTCGCTCGGACAAGGGCTCGAGGACAACTGGAATGCGCTCACCGCCGGCAAGTCCGGCATCCATGCGATCAAACGCTTCCCGACCGAAGGCATGCCGACACGCATCGGCGGTACCGTCGATTTCATCGAGGTGCCGGCAGCCAACGCCGTCGAGCGCTCCTATGCGTTCGCTCGGGAAACCACCATCGAGGCGCTCGGCCAGGCCGGCCTCTCGGGCGATTTCAACGGTCCGCTCTTCCTCGCCGCACCGCCTGTCGAACCGGAATGGTCCGATCGCTTCGCGCTCGCCGAGCGTGCTCCGCCACCGGACCACGACGGTGACGTTTACGAGCGTTTTCTCACCGCAATGCGCGCGAAGCCGGATCCGGTCTTCCTCGAGGCGGTCCAGTTCGGCTCGATCTCGGAACGGCTTGCCGACCGCTTCGGCACGCGTGGCCTGCCGGTCACGCTCTCGACCGCCTGTGCGTCGGGCGCGACGGCCATCCAGCTCGGCGTCGAGGCCATCCGCCAGGGCCGTACCGAGCGCGCGCTGACGGTCGCGACCGACGGTTCCATCAGCGTCGAGGCGGTGATTCGCTTCTCGCTGCTGTCTGCGCTCTCGACCCAGAACGATGCGCCGGAAAAGGCGTCGAAGCCCTTCAGCAAGGATCGCGACGGTTTCGTGATCGCCGAGGGCGCGGCGACGCTCGTCCTCGAATCGATGGAATCGGCCGTGGCTCGCGGGGCGAAGATCCTCGGCGTGATGAAGGGATGCGGGGAGAAGGCCGACCATTTCCACCGCACGCGCTCCTCTCCGGACGGCGGCCCGGCGATCGCGACGATGCGCGCGGCGCTTGCCGATGCGGGGATCGGCGAGGCTGACATCGACTATGTCAATGCCCACGGAACCTCGACGCCGGAAAACGACAAGATGGAATACGGTGCGATGCTCGCCGTCTTCGGTGAGCGGCTGAAGCAGATTCCGGTGTCATCGAACAAGTCGATGATCGGCCACACGCTGACGGCGGCCGGCGCAGTCGAGGCAGTCTTCTCCTTCCAGACGATGCTGACCGGCACGATTCCGCCAACCATCAACTACGTCAATCCCGATCCGACGATGGAGCTCGACGTGGTTCCCAACGTCAAGCGCACAGCTGATGTTTCCGCAGTGTTGTCGAATTCGTTCGGCTTCGGCGGCCAGAACGCCAGCCTTGTCATGATGCGTGAACCGGCTTAA
- the ccoN gene encoding cytochrome-c oxidase, cbb3-type subunit I has translation MNYTLETMVMAVLAFAALLGVAFAQDSLFAVHMTVAFIVLLGGTVVMLRQMKFAPANAKSAAQVKSEYFDEVVKYGVIATVFWGVVGFLVGVVVALQLAFPDLNIEPWFNFGRMRPLHTSAVIFAFGGNALIASSFYVVQRTSRQRLFGGSLGWFVFWGYQLFIVMAATGYLLGITEGREYAEPEWYVDLWLTVVWVAYLLAFLGTIMTRKESHIYVANWFYLSFIVTIAMLHIVNNLSVPVSFLGVKSYSAFSGVQDALTQWWYGHNAVGFFLTAGFLGMMYYFVPKQAGRPVYSYRLSIIHFWALIFLYIWAGPHHLHYTALPDWAQTLGMVFSIMLWMPSWGGMINGLMTLSGAWDKIRTDPIIRMMVIAVAFYGMSTFEGPMMSIKAVNSLSHYTDWTIGHVHSGALGWVGMISFGMVYYLTPKLWNRNRLYSLRLVNWHFWLATLGIVLYAAVMWVAGIQQGLMWREYDAQGFLVYSFAESVAAMFPYYVLRAVGGAMYLTGGIIMAYNVLMTIRGYERQEAPIPGSVVPAAVQPAE, from the coding sequence ATGAATTACACACTAGAAACTATGGTGATGGCGGTCCTCGCCTTCGCTGCGCTGCTCGGGGTGGCTTTCGCCCAGGACAGCCTGTTCGCTGTCCACATGACGGTCGCCTTTATCGTGCTGCTCGGCGGTACGGTCGTCATGCTGCGCCAGATGAAGTTCGCGCCTGCGAACGCAAAGTCGGCTGCGCAGGTAAAATCCGAATATTTCGATGAGGTCGTGAAATACGGCGTCATCGCGACCGTCTTCTGGGGCGTCGTCGGCTTTCTCGTCGGCGTCGTCGTCGCCCTGCAGCTCGCATTTCCGGACCTGAACATTGAACCTTGGTTCAATTTCGGCCGCATGCGTCCGCTGCATACGTCGGCGGTCATCTTCGCCTTCGGCGGCAACGCTCTGATCGCAAGCTCCTTCTATGTCGTCCAGCGCACCTCGCGCCAGCGTCTCTTCGGCGGCTCGCTCGGCTGGTTCGTGTTCTGGGGGTACCAGCTCTTCATCGTGATGGCCGCGACCGGCTATCTGCTCGGAATCACCGAGGGGCGTGAATACGCAGAACCGGAATGGTACGTCGACCTCTGGCTCACCGTCGTCTGGGTTGCCTATCTGCTGGCATTCCTCGGCACGATCATGACCCGCAAGGAATCGCACATCTACGTCGCGAACTGGTTCTACCTTTCGTTCATCGTCACGATCGCGATGTTGCACATCGTCAACAACCTCTCGGTTCCGGTCTCCTTCCTCGGGGTCAAGAGCTACTCGGCCTTCTCTGGTGTTCAGGATGCGCTGACGCAGTGGTGGTACGGCCATAACGCGGTCGGCTTCTTCCTGACCGCCGGCTTCCTCGGCATGATGTACTACTTCGTTCCGAAGCAGGCCGGTCGCCCGGTCTATTCGTACCGCCTGTCGATCATCCACTTCTGGGCTCTGATCTTCCTCTACATCTGGGCCGGCCCGCACCACCTGCACTACACGGCCCTGCCGGACTGGGCGCAGACACTCGGCATGGTGTTCTCGATCATGCTGTGGATGCCCTCCTGGGGCGGCATGATCAACGGTCTGATGACGCTCTCGGGCGCCTGGGACAAGATCCGTACCGACCCGATCATCCGCATGATGGTCATCGCCGTCGCCTTCTACGGCATGTCGACCTTCGAAGGTCCGATGATGTCGATCAAGGCAGTCAACTCGCTCAGCCACTATACCGACTGGACCATCGGTCACGTTCACTCGGGCGCTCTCGGCTGGGTCGGCATGATCTCCTTCGGCATGGTCTATTACCTGACGCCGAAGCTGTGGAACCGCAACCGCCTGTACTCGCTGCGGCTCGTCAACTGGCACTTCTGGCTGGCCACGCTCGGCATCGTTCTCTATGCCGCCGTTATGTGGGTTGCCGGTATCCAGCAGGGCCTGATGTGGCGCGAATATGACGCACAGGGCTTCCTGGTCTACTCGTTCGCCGAGTCGGTCGCCGCCATGTTCCCCTACTACGTCCTGCGTGCCGTCGGCGGTGCGATGTACCTCACCGGCGGTATCATCATGGCCTACAACGTCCTGATGACCATCCGCGGTTACGAAAGGCAGGAAGCACCGATCCCCGGTTCGGTCGTCCCCGCCGCCGTCCAGCCGGCTGAATAA
- the ccoO gene encoding cytochrome-c oxidase, cbb3-type subunit II — MSILDKHQILEKNASLLLVGSLLVVTVGGIVEIVPLFYLENTIEKVEGMRPYSPLELAGRDIYIREGCYVCHSQMIRPFRDEVERYGHYSLAAESMYDHPFQWGSKRTGPDLARVGDRYSNEWHVQHLTEPRDVVPESVMPSYSFLKTTPLKVANVSAHLETNKIVGVPYTDDMIANAEADLAAQADPNADTSGLLARYPKAKVGDFDGDPAKLTEMDALVAYLQMLGTLVDFTTYDDATGYR; from the coding sequence ATGTCCATTCTTGATAAACACCAAATCCTCGAGAAGAACGCGAGCCTTCTCCTTGTCGGATCGCTGCTGGTCGTGACCGTCGGGGGTATCGTCGAAATCGTTCCGCTCTTCTACCTCGAGAACACCATCGAAAAGGTAGAGGGAATGCGGCCGTACTCGCCGCTCGAACTCGCCGGTCGCGACATCTACATCCGTGAAGGCTGCTATGTCTGTCACAGCCAGATGATCCGTCCGTTCCGCGACGAAGTGGAGCGCTACGGTCACTACTCGCTGGCGGCGGAGTCGATGTACGACCATCCGTTCCAGTGGGGATCGAAGCGCACCGGGCCGGACCTAGCGCGCGTCGGCGACCGCTATTCGAACGAATGGCATGTTCAGCACCTGACCGAGCCCCGGGACGTCGTTCCGGAATCGGTCATGCCGAGCTACTCGTTCCTGAAGACGACGCCGCTCAAGGTCGCGAACGTTTCCGCGCACCTCGAGACCAATAAGATCGTGGGCGTCCCCTATACGGACGACATGATTGCGAATGCGGAAGCGGATCTCGCCGCGCAGGCCGATCCGAATGCAGACACCTCGGGACTGCTGGCGCGCTATCCCAAGGCCAAGGTGGGTGATTTCGACGGCGATCCGGCGAAGCTGACGGAGATGGATGCACTCGTTGCCTATCTCCAGATGCTCGGCACGCTGGTGGACTTCACCACCTATGACGACGCGACCGGATATCGTTGA
- a CDS encoding 3-hydroxyacyl-ACP dehydratase FabZ family protein: MLLEYFQMIDTVEAVSLRDGTLRARSVVPEKSPVFEGHFPGMPLVPGVLLIETMAQASGFLVLAVSGFSAMPFLMSVDGAKMRSFVEPGAVLDIEAKLEHDGSGFAVTKARIASGGKKICDAQLKLRTVPFSEVPLAEIVRNRAEEVGLMAALEADGAA, from the coding sequence ATGCTGCTCGAATACTTCCAGATGATCGACACGGTGGAGGCGGTGAGCCTTCGCGACGGCACGCTCCGGGCACGCTCGGTCGTGCCGGAGAAGAGCCCCGTGTTCGAAGGTCACTTTCCCGGAATGCCGCTCGTACCCGGTGTGCTGCTGATCGAGACGATGGCGCAGGCCTCGGGTTTCCTCGTGCTCGCCGTCAGCGGCTTTTCGGCGATGCCCTTCCTGATGTCGGTCGACGGCGCGAAGATGCGCAGTTTCGTCGAGCCCGGCGCCGTGCTGGACATCGAAGCCAAGCTCGAACACGACGGATCGGGTTTTGCCGTCACCAAGGCCAGGATCGCATCGGGCGGCAAGAAGATCTGCGATGCCCAGCTCAAGCTGCGCACCGTGCCGTTCAGCGAGGTGCCGCTCGCCGAGATCGTCCGTAACCGCGCGGAAGAGGTCGGGCTGATGGCGGCCCTCGAAGCGGACGGCGCCGCCTGA
- the ccoP gene encoding cytochrome-c oxidase, cbb3-type subunit III produces MSEKHIDEISGVETTGHEWDGIRELNNPLPRWWVWFFYATIVWAIGYTIAYPAWPLLKENTKGMLNYTNRAALTQELTAAKAAQAVYLDKIAALPLDQIVADKELAQFAMSGGAAAFKVNCAPCHGSGAAGSPGYPNLNDNDWLWGGDLETIQTTLTHGIRYDADADTRVSQMPAFGEILQPEQIQQVAAYVWSLTNTPSDPALVEAGKQVFAENCVACHGEDAKGMRELGAPNLTDAIWLRVQGEQGIAQQVAQPKHGVMPAWGARLGETTVKELAVYVHSLGGGE; encoded by the coding sequence ATGTCTGAGAAACATATTGACGAAATCAGTGGCGTCGAAACCACTGGCCATGAGTGGGACGGCATTCGCGAGCTCAACAACCCGCTGCCGCGCTGGTGGGTCTGGTTCTTCTACGCGACCATCGTATGGGCGATCGGCTACACCATCGCCTATCCGGCGTGGCCGCTCCTGAAGGAAAACACCAAGGGCATGCTGAACTACACCAACCGTGCGGCGCTGACCCAGGAATTGACGGCGGCGAAGGCGGCACAGGCGGTCTATCTCGACAAGATCGCCGCCTTGCCGCTCGACCAGATCGTCGCCGACAAGGAACTGGCACAGTTTGCCATGTCCGGTGGTGCCGCAGCCTTCAAGGTCAACTGCGCGCCGTGCCACGGCTCGGGTGCGGCCGGTTCGCCGGGCTATCCGAACCTCAACGACAACGACTGGCTGTGGGGTGGCGATCTGGAGACGATCCAGACGACGCTCACCCACGGCATCCGCTATGATGCGGACGCCGATACCCGCGTGTCGCAGATGCCGGCTTTTGGCGAGATCCTGCAGCCGGAGCAGATCCAGCAGGTTGCCGCCTATGTCTGGAGCCTGACGAACACGCCGTCGGACCCGGCGCTCGTCGAAGCCGGCAAGCAGGTCTTTGCGGAGAACTGCGTCGCCTGCCATGGCGAGGATGCCAAGGGCATGCGCGAACTCGGTGCTCCGAACCTGACCGACGCGATCTGGCTGCGCGTGCAGGGCGAGCAAGGGATCGCCCAGCAGGTCGCGCAGCCGAAGCACGGTGTGATGCCCGCCTGGGGCGCTCGCCTCGGCGAGACCACCGTCAAGGAACTTGCCGTCTACGTCCATTCGCTGGGCGGCGGCGAGTAA
- a CDS encoding cbb3-type cytochrome c oxidase subunit 3: METYTAMRHFADSWGLLGMTLFFVGVILFTFRPGGKKVADEIARIPLKED; this comes from the coding sequence ATGGAAACCTACACGGCCATGCGCCACTTCGCCGACAGTTGGGGCCTGCTTGGCATGACCCTGTTCTTCGTCGGTGTGATCCTCTTCACCTTCCGGCCCGGCGGCAAGAAAGTTGCCGACGAGATCGCGCGCATCCCTCTCAAGGAGGACTAA
- a CDS encoding acyl carrier protein, producing MSATFDKVADIIAETSEIDRETITPESHTIDDLGIDSLDFLDIVFAIDKEFGIKIPLEQWTQEVNEGKVSTEEYFVLKNLCAKIDELRAAKG from the coding sequence GTGAGCGCTACATTCGACAAAGTTGCCGACATCATCGCTGAAACGAGCGAGATCGATCGCGAAACCATTACGCCCGAAAGCCATACGATCGACGATCTCGGCATCGATAGCCTGGACTTCCTCGACATCGTCTTTGCGATCGACAAGGAATTCGGCATCAAGATCCCGCTCGAACAGTGGACGCAGGAAGTCAACGAGGGCAAGGTTTCCACCGAGGAATACTTCGTTCTCAAGAATCTCTGCGCGAAGATCGACGAACTGCGCGCCGCCAAGGGCTGA
- a CDS encoding beta-ketoacyl-ACP synthase, with translation MSKKPNDVVITGIGIVTCHGTGKEPHIALLSAPAAPAPAVETEKLKPYPIHCLPEIDWSTQIPKRGDQRQMENWQRLGVYAAGLALDDAGLKDNAELCGTMDLIVAAGGGERDVNVDTLIVNEALRRNDRDRLLVEKLTTELRPTLFLAQLSNLMAGNISIVHKVTGSSRTFMGEESAGISAIETAFARLRCGQSTHTLVGGAFIGERPDILLLVEGIHAHATGEWRPLWSRSEDAGGGMMLGSVGAFLVLESREHAEARGAHVYAVLDAVEGDRGGRDGDRFEARVERLLSGLGDATSDTVVFSGSSGLHDLARREKAVLDRRFPAAPVRGYGGSTGHGMEAQFPLGLALAALALDSHAKVPPFDPAHEGAMAMPARHAVVTTVGYVHGEGVALVSADA, from the coding sequence ATGAGCAAGAAGCCGAACGACGTGGTGATCACCGGTATTGGCATCGTCACCTGCCATGGAACCGGCAAGGAGCCGCATATCGCCCTGCTGTCCGCCCCGGCTGCGCCGGCGCCGGCGGTGGAGACGGAAAAACTCAAGCCGTACCCGATCCACTGCCTGCCGGAGATCGACTGGTCGACGCAGATCCCCAAGCGTGGCGACCAGCGCCAGATGGAGAACTGGCAGCGGCTCGGTGTCTATGCGGCGGGGCTTGCGCTCGATGACGCCGGCCTCAAGGACAATGCCGAACTCTGCGGAACGATGGACCTGATCGTCGCTGCCGGCGGCGGCGAGCGCGACGTCAACGTCGATACGCTGATCGTCAACGAAGCCCTGCGCCGCAACGATCGCGACAGGCTGCTCGTCGAGAAACTGACGACCGAGCTTCGCCCGACGCTGTTTCTGGCGCAACTTTCCAACCTCATGGCCGGCAATATTTCGATCGTGCACAAGGTCACCGGTTCCTCCCGCACCTTCATGGGCGAGGAGTCGGCCGGCATTTCGGCGATCGAGACGGCGTTCGCCCGGTTGCGTTGCGGCCAGTCGACCCACACGCTCGTCGGCGGCGCCTTTATCGGTGAGCGCCCGGATATCCTGCTGCTTGTCGAAGGTATCCATGCCCATGCGACCGGCGAATGGCGGCCCCTGTGGTCGCGTTCGGAGGATGCAGGCGGCGGCATGATGCTCGGATCGGTCGGCGCCTTCCTCGTGCTCGAAAGCCGGGAACATGCCGAGGCGCGGGGCGCCCATGTCTACGCGGTCCTCGACGCCGTCGAGGGCGATCGCGGCGGCCGCGATGGTGACCGGTTCGAAGCCCGGGTGGAGCGTTTGCTCTCCGGTCTGGGGGACGCGACATCCGACACGGTCGTCTTTTCCGGTTCGAGCGGCCTGCACGACCTGGCACGCCGCGAGAAGGCAGTGCTCGACCGTCGCTTTCCTGCCGCGCCCGTACGCGGCTATGGCGGCAGCACGGGTCACGGCATGGAGGCACAGTTCCCGCTCGGTCTTGCGCTTGCCGCCCTTGCTCTCGACAGCCATGCGAAAGTGCCGCCCTTCGATCCTGCCCATGAAGGGGCGATGGCCATGCCCGCCCGCCATGCCGTCGTGACGACGGTGGGCTATGTCCACGGCGAGGGCGTCGCCCTCGTCTCGGCCGACGCGTGA
- a CDS encoding PAS domain-containing protein, with the protein MTTDYRYLYANPAHASTLKRRQIEIVGRHVAEFMPGSHFEDFTRTRLDRCFAGEMLSFNFSYRPWGRDGSACCTMTPFAGNDGRVVGAVVLIRRKQETCRKIAA; encoded by the coding sequence GTGACCACCGACTACCGCTATCTCTATGCCAATCCTGCCCACGCCTCGACGTTGAAGCGCCGGCAGATCGAGATCGTCGGCCGACACGTCGCGGAATTCATGCCCGGCAGCCATTTCGAGGATTTTACCCGTACGCGGCTCGACCGCTGCTTTGCCGGGGAGATGTTGAGCTTCAACTTCTCCTATCGTCCGTGGGGACGGGACGGGTCGGCGTGCTGTACGATGACGCCGTTTGCCGGCAATGACGGCCGCGTGGTCGGCGCGGTGGTGCTCATTCGGCGGAAACAGGAAACCTGCCGGAAGATCGCGGCCTAA
- a CDS encoding zinc-binding dehydrogenase: MRALQLVDDRKLEIVDLPEPEAPGPGEVTLRVKAVALNHIDVWGWRGMAFAKRKMPLTIGAEASGVVEAIGPGVGNILPDQLAAVYGARTCGLCKPCREGRDNLCEHVGGVHGFHLDGFAQEKINLPARLLVPAPPGVDAVGAALAPVTFGTVEHMLFDNAKLEPGETILVHAGGSGIGSAAIQLAKKIGCTVITTVGSDDKIEPAKALGADHVINYRTDRFEGVVRKLTKKKGVDVVFEHVGKDTWAGSMLCLKRGGRLVTCGSTSGVSTDMNLMMLFQQQLKLLGSFGCRMENMANAMQKMARGIVHPVIDTEVHLEDIDMALTRMETRQVFGKIILRMD, translated from the coding sequence ATGCGCGCATTGCAGCTGGTCGACGACCGCAAGCTCGAAATTGTCGATCTGCCGGAGCCGGAGGCGCCGGGGCCGGGCGAGGTGACGCTGCGGGTCAAGGCCGTCGCGCTCAATCATATCGACGTCTGGGGCTGGCGCGGCATGGCGTTTGCCAAGCGCAAGATGCCGCTGACGATCGGCGCGGAGGCTTCCGGGGTCGTCGAGGCGATCGGACCGGGCGTCGGCAACATCCTGCCGGACCAGCTTGCCGCCGTCTACGGCGCGCGCACCTGCGGCCTCTGCAAGCCATGCCGCGAAGGTCGTGACAATCTCTGCGAACATGTGGGCGGCGTGCATGGCTTCCATCTGGACGGCTTTGCCCAGGAGAAGATCAACCTGCCGGCCCGGCTACTGGTTCCGGCACCGCCCGGCGTCGACGCGGTCGGCGCGGCGCTCGCGCCGGTGACCTTCGGCACCGTCGAGCACATGCTCTTCGACAACGCGAAGCTCGAACCGGGTGAAACCATTCTCGTCCATGCCGGCGGCTCGGGTATCGGCTCGGCGGCGATCCAGCTCGCTAAGAAGATCGGCTGCACGGTCATCACCACGGTGGGTTCGGACGACAAGATCGAGCCGGCAAAGGCGCTCGGCGCCGATCACGTCATTAACTATCGCACCGACCGCTTCGAAGGAGTCGTGCGCAAGCTGACCAAGAAGAAGGGCGTCGACGTCGTCTTCGAACATGTCGGCAAGGACACCTGGGCCGGCTCGATGCTGTGCCTGAAGCGTGGCGGCCGGCTGGTCACCTGCGGCTCGACCTCGGGGGTCTCGACCGACATGAACCTGATGATGCTCTTCCAGCAGCAGCTGAAATTGCTCGGTTCCTTCGGATGCCGCATGGAGAATATGGCCAATGCCATGCAGAAGATGGCCCGCGGCATCGTTCATCCGGTGATCGATACCGAGGTGCACCTGGAGGACATCGACATGGCGCTGACCCGCATGGAGACCCGTCAGGTGTTCGGGAAGATCATCCTCAGGATGGACTGA
- a CDS encoding hemerythrin domain-containing protein, giving the protein MKAKTNGTGSETTPGSPVPSAALNDNQRTIAWLRRAHDEQLALCNELEAIADSLPSSVDRQKCLYAAKMLGPLVHDIHEYEEAVLFPWIESERGPQLRETIERLKFEHCEDECFAEELTDALLKLGMGDVVNMEAVGYMLRGFFEGMRRHIAFERDCLLTQLPPNATPQGRQ; this is encoded by the coding sequence ATGAAAGCAAAAACCAACGGAACGGGATCAGAGACCACACCGGGCTCGCCTGTTCCGTCCGCAGCACTCAACGACAATCAGCGGACGATTGCGTGGCTGCGCAGGGCGCATGACGAGCAACTCGCGCTCTGCAACGAGCTCGAGGCGATTGCCGATTCGCTCCCCTCCAGCGTCGACCGCCAGAAATGCCTCTACGCCGCCAAGATGCTCGGCCCCCTCGTCCACGACATCCACGAATACGAAGAGGCTGTATTGTTCCCCTGGATCGAGTCCGAGCGCGGCCCGCAGCTTCGCGAAACGATCGAACGGCTGAAGTTCGAGCACTGCGAGGACGAATGCTTCGCCGAGGAACTGACGGATGCCTTGCTGAAGCTCGGCATGGGCGATGTCGTCAACATGGAGGCCGTCGGATATATGTTGCGCGGCTTCTTCGAAGGCATGCGCCGGCACATCGCTTTCGAGCGTGACTGCCTGCTGACGCAATTGCCGCCGAACGCGACACCTCAAGGCCGACAGTGA
- a CDS encoding lipid A biosynthesis lauroyl acyltransferase, with translation MKLFVTRIVLALRHFQQWLVAQLAFGFLTVLKILPADPAINFADWLMRKVGPRTRRHGLMLTNLRNAFPEKSEAEREEIAVASWGHMGRLAAEYVFLDQLFDFDPERQGEGRIEVSGIPLFLELRDHPRPFIVFTAHTANFELLPVAGAAFGLYVSVLFRPPNNPYIAEKVFDFRKKRMGKLVPSHAGSSFALARQLEAGGGVGVLVDQKFKKGVTTSFFGRPVKTNPLLAKLARQFDCDVYPARCIRLPGNRFRLEIEPKVDLPRTATGQLDVTATAQLLNDKVESWVREYPEQWLWYHDRWNIKQSLDLG, from the coding sequence TTGAAGCTCTTCGTCACCCGCATCGTCCTTGCCTTGCGCCACTTCCAGCAGTGGCTGGTGGCGCAGCTCGCCTTCGGGTTCCTGACGGTGCTCAAGATTCTTCCTGCAGATCCGGCGATCAACTTCGCCGACTGGCTGATGCGCAAGGTGGGGCCGCGGACACGTCGCCACGGCCTCATGCTGACGAACCTGCGCAATGCCTTTCCGGAGAAGTCAGAAGCCGAGCGGGAAGAAATCGCCGTCGCGAGCTGGGGGCACATGGGCCGGCTCGCCGCCGAATATGTCTTCCTCGACCAGCTCTTCGATTTCGATCCGGAAAGGCAGGGCGAGGGGAGAATCGAGGTGAGCGGCATTCCGCTCTTCCTGGAGCTGCGCGACCATCCGCGTCCCTTCATCGTCTTCACCGCGCATACGGCGAATTTCGAGCTGCTGCCGGTCGCAGGTGCCGCCTTCGGCCTCTATGTCAGCGTGCTCTTCCGGCCGCCGAACAATCCCTATATCGCCGAGAAGGTCTTCGACTTCCGCAAGAAGCGGATGGGCAAGCTGGTGCCGTCCCATGCCGGATCGTCCTTCGCACTCGCGCGCCAGCTCGAAGCCGGTGGCGGGGTTGGTGTGCTGGTCGACCAGAAGTTCAAGAAGGGCGTCACCACGAGCTTCTTCGGCAGGCCGGTGAAGACCAATCCGCTGCTCGCCAAGCTTGCACGGCAGTTCGATTGCGACGTCTATCCCGCCCGCTGCATCCGGCTCCCCGGCAACCGTTTTCGTCTCGAAATCGAACCGAAGGTCGATCTGCCGCGTACTGCCACGGGTCAGCTCGACGTCACCGCGACGGCCCAGCTCCTGAACGACAAGGTCGAATCGTGGGTGCGGGAATACCCTGAACAGTGGCTCTGGTATCACGATCGCTGGAATATCAAGCAAAGCCTCGATCTGGGGTGA